A genomic window from Diospyros lotus cultivar Yz01 chromosome 2, ASM1463336v1, whole genome shotgun sequence includes:
- the LOC127795545 gene encoding 23 kDa jasmonate-induced protein-like — protein MVGQIVSSICQIHNKTGCTLTWVRFHDYNGKNNLIKYPMEIPSGQWAMFEHSGDPGFPSESVGAVVYRCTNPDGEECDWMMLWSNKYGETTNKVNTEIRAKGGFDNAVWPHIRARSHTNHSEAELEKWKASVNVVPNNACNVFATFQGIIQPN, from the exons ATGGTTGGCCAAATCGTCTCTAGTATATGTCAGATTCACAATAAAACGGGTTGCACTCTAACATGGGTGCGGTTCCATGACTACAATGGCAAGAACAATCTAATCAAGTACCCTATGGAGATTCCAAGTGGCCAGTGGGCAATGTTTGAGCACTCCGGCGACCCTGGATTCCCCTCTGAATCTGTCGGCGCTGTCGTCTACCGTTGCACGAATCCGGACGGGGAAGAGTGTGATTGGATGATGCTTTGGTCCAACAAATATGGGGAAACCACAAACAAG GTTAATACTGAGATCAGGGCAAAAGGCGGTTTTGACAATGCTGTTTGGCCGCACATTCGTGCTCGGAGTCATACTAACCACAGCGAGGCAGAATTGGAGAAGTGGAAAGCCAGTGTCAATGTGGTGCCAAATAATGCCTGCAATGTATTCGCCACATTCCAGGGAATAATTCAaccaaattaa
- the LOC127794172 gene encoding 23 kDa jasmonate-induced protein-like, which translates to MKNAQEKDFKARQHVELLKKEWGIGVSTLCLIYNATGDTITYITSHNHYGHLYGPEYTKEIANGQWGAFLHVKSTGEAVGSTAVVVYRGKNEAEQECDWLLGWSNPWDRASWDNMVYSEIKEAKHYDNGNLWGGIATEMYKCGQSKSVKWNGCLSYVSTGSYTSPIFEAIMTLKDADEDPIV; encoded by the exons ATGAAGAACGCTCAAGAGAAGGATTTCAAAGCCCGTCAACACGTCGAGCTCTTAAAAAAGGAATGGGGCATTGGAGTCTCTACTCTTTGCCTGATTTACAATGCAACTGGCGACACTATTACATATATTACCAGCCATAACCATTATGGGCATCTCTATGGCCCCGAATACACTAAAGAGATTGCGAATGGCCAGTGGGGTGCATTTTTACATGTCAAAAGTACTGGGGAGGCCGTTGGATCCACCGCTGTCGTCGTTTATCGTGGCAAAAACGAAGCTGAACAAGAATGTGATTGGTTGTTGGGTTGGTCCAACCCTTGGGACAGAGCGAGTTGGGATAACATG GTTTATTCGGAGATCAAGGAGGCTAAGCACTATGACAATGGTAATCTTTGGGGTGGGATTGCAACTGAGATGTACAAGTGTGGTCAGTCCAAAAGTGTCAAATGGAATGGATGCTTATCCTATGTGTCAACTGGCAGCTACACATCTCCCATATTTGAGGCCATAATGACACTAAAAGATGCAGACGAAGACCCTATTGTCTAG